From a region of the Chitinophaga caseinilytica genome:
- a CDS encoding DUF6702 family protein produces MGVMLFKWCLPAIMTAVHPFYMSVTEIRYNSPRKSLEISCRIFSDDLENVLKKESKQPLDIIHPKNRPAADSLVAQYLRRHLFLSADGKPVSLKYLGYEISEDATWCYLECTPMAPFRKLDIKNDILYAEHGTQSHMLHVIVNDRRQSTKLDNPSSSATFSF; encoded by the coding sequence ATGGGAGTAATGCTATTTAAATGGTGCCTGCCCGCGATCATGACCGCAGTGCACCCTTTCTACATGAGTGTCACGGAAATACGCTATAATTCCCCCCGCAAGTCCCTGGAAATCAGTTGCCGCATCTTTTCCGACGACCTGGAGAACGTCCTGAAAAAGGAATCGAAGCAGCCGCTGGACATTATCCATCCCAAGAACCGCCCTGCCGCCGATTCCCTCGTAGCGCAATATCTCCGCAGGCATTTGTTCCTGTCGGCCGATGGCAAACCCGTTTCCCTCAAATACCTCGGCTACGAAATCTCCGAAGACGCCACCTGGTGCTACCTGGAATGTACGCCCATGGCCCCGTTCCGGAAGCTGGACATCAAAAACGATATCCTGTATGCGGAACACGGCACCCAAAGCCACATGCTCCATGTGATCGTGAACGACCGCCGGCAAAGCACGAAGCTGGACAATCCCTCGTCCAGCGCCACTTTCAGCTTCTAA
- a CDS encoding NAD(P)/FAD-dependent oxidoreductase, translating to MHKYDVVIAGSGLGGLVCGAILSKNGYRVLVLEKNKQIGGCLQTFSRDKTIFDSGVHYVGGLAPGQNLYQVFKYLGIMDKLKLKRLDMDCFDRIAFRDDPREYKMAQGYEGFIENLLHDFPGEEKALREYCEMLKHICGKFPLYNLRMGDYGEKESVLGMDAATYIEGLSSNKKLTAVLGANSSLYAGVRGKTPMYVHALVLNSYIESSWKCLNGGSQIGKWLTRVILENNGTLLKHKEVKRIVAEGRDVEYVETADGERYHGKYFISNIHPANTLDMLESDVIRQAYRSRISTLENGNGCLMLNAVLKPGLFPHMNYNFYYHDVEDVWSGHDYSEDAWPLNYSMFITPDPKDHRFANSCSILAYMNISELEPWKHTFNTVSKEGPRGEDYEAFKIRKAEKLLDIVERRFPVMRQCIQSYSVATPLSFRDYIGTNDGSMYGILKDCNDPLRTFISARTKLNNLFLTGQNLNLHGILGVTMTALLTCGELLDMEKLLHEITEA from the coding sequence ATGCATAAGTACGACGTAGTCATAGCCGGCAGCGGCCTCGGTGGCCTGGTTTGCGGAGCGATCCTCAGCAAGAACGGCTATCGCGTGCTCGTACTCGAAAAAAACAAACAGATCGGCGGATGCCTGCAAACGTTCAGCCGCGATAAGACCATCTTCGATTCCGGCGTGCATTATGTGGGCGGCCTGGCGCCGGGGCAGAACCTGTACCAGGTGTTCAAATACCTCGGGATCATGGACAAACTGAAGCTGAAGCGGCTCGACATGGATTGTTTCGACCGCATCGCTTTCCGAGACGATCCGCGGGAATACAAAATGGCACAGGGGTACGAGGGGTTCATCGAAAATCTGCTGCACGACTTCCCCGGCGAGGAAAAAGCCCTGCGCGAATATTGCGAGATGCTCAAACACATCTGCGGTAAATTCCCGCTGTACAACCTGCGGATGGGGGATTACGGGGAGAAGGAATCGGTGTTGGGGATGGATGCGGCTACCTATATCGAGGGGCTGAGCAGCAATAAAAAGCTCACGGCGGTATTGGGGGCCAATAGCTCGCTGTACGCCGGCGTCCGCGGGAAAACGCCCATGTACGTGCATGCGCTGGTGCTGAATAGTTACATAGAAAGCTCGTGGAAATGCCTGAACGGAGGATCGCAGATCGGGAAATGGCTCACCCGCGTGATCCTCGAAAACAACGGCACCCTGCTGAAACATAAGGAAGTCAAAAGGATCGTGGCCGAAGGGCGCGATGTGGAATACGTGGAAACGGCCGACGGGGAGCGCTATCACGGAAAATACTTCATTTCCAACATCCACCCGGCCAATACGCTGGACATGCTGGAAAGCGACGTCATCCGCCAGGCTTACCGCAGCCGTATCAGCACCCTGGAAAACGGGAACGGCTGCCTCATGCTGAACGCCGTGCTCAAGCCCGGGCTGTTCCCCCACATGAATTACAATTTCTATTATCACGACGTGGAAGATGTGTGGAGCGGGCACGATTATTCGGAAGATGCATGGCCGCTGAATTACTCCATGTTCATCACCCCCGATCCCAAAGACCACCGCTTCGCCAACAGCTGCTCCATCCTCGCTTACATGAACATCAGCGAACTGGAGCCCTGGAAACATACGTTCAACACCGTTTCCAAGGAAGGCCCGAGAGGCGAAGATTACGAAGCGTTCAAAATACGGAAAGCCGAAAAACTGCTCGATATCGTGGAACGTCGTTTCCCAGTGATGCGCCAGTGCATCCAAAGCTACTCCGTAGCCACGCCGCTTTCTTTCCGCGACTACATCGGCACGAACGACGGGTCGATGTACGGCATCCTGAAAGATTGTAACGATCCGCTGCGCACCTTCATCAGCGCCCGCACCAAACTGAACAACCTGTTCCTCACCGGGCAGAATCTCAACCTGCACGGCATCCTGGGCGTTACGATGACGGCCCTGCTCACCTGCGGCGAATTACTGGACATGGAAAAACTATTGCACGAGATAACTGAAGCATAA
- the acpS gene encoding holo-ACP synthase, producing the protein MKGLGTDIVEVDRIAEKIGKSQGFRELVFSPLEIAYCEKQVNKYESYAARFAAKEAFLKALGTGWAGSGMQFNEIEVRNNASGKPEIFLIGNAAPLPEGTQVLLSLSHVKTVAMATVVIL; encoded by the coding sequence ATGAAAGGGCTCGGAACAGATATCGTGGAAGTAGACCGCATCGCGGAGAAGATCGGCAAAAGCCAGGGCTTCCGCGAGCTGGTGTTTTCGCCGCTCGAGATCGCGTATTGCGAAAAGCAGGTCAACAAGTACGAAAGTTACGCCGCCCGCTTCGCCGCCAAGGAGGCTTTCCTCAAAGCCCTCGGCACCGGGTGGGCCGGCAGCGGCATGCAATTCAACGAGATCGAAGTGCGGAACAACGCCTCCGGAAAACCCGAGATTTTTCTCATCGGCAACGCCGCGCCGCTGCCCGAAGGCACGCAGGTATTGCTGTCGCTGTCGCACGTGAAAACCGTGGCCATGGCCACCGTGGTCATTTTATAA
- a CDS encoding HupE/UreJ family protein: protein MQEFSMYFEEGWQHIADLGGYDHILFIMALCAVYTLKDWKKVLILVTAFTLGHSVTLALSVLNIVRVPTDLIEFLIPVTIVLTALANVFRGGKEPGRVKWNYFFALFFGLIHGMGFSNYLRSMLGSQTDILQPLLAFNLGLEFGQLIIVTIVLLISQLVILVGKAPRRDWTLFLSAAIFGVAFVMSIERFGIILEK from the coding sequence ATGCAGGAGTTCAGCATGTATTTCGAGGAGGGCTGGCAACATATCGCAGATCTTGGAGGGTACGACCACATTTTGTTCATCATGGCGCTTTGTGCCGTGTATACGTTGAAAGACTGGAAGAAGGTGCTGATCCTGGTGACGGCCTTTACGCTTGGTCATTCCGTGACTTTGGCGCTGAGTGTGCTCAACATTGTGCGGGTACCTACCGACCTCATCGAGTTCCTCATCCCCGTCACCATCGTCTTAACGGCGCTGGCGAACGTGTTCAGGGGCGGGAAGGAGCCGGGCCGCGTGAAATGGAATTACTTTTTCGCGCTGTTTTTCGGGTTGATCCACGGGATGGGGTTCTCCAACTACCTCCGCAGCATGCTCGGCTCGCAGACCGATATCCTGCAACCGCTCCTGGCCTTTAACCTGGGCCTGGAATTCGGGCAACTGATCATCGTAACCATCGTGCTTTTGATTTCCCAGCTGGTGATCCTGGTGGGAAAGGCCCCCCGCCGCGACTGGACCCTGTTCCTTTCCGCCGCTATCTTCGGGGTGGCGTTCGTCATGAGCATTGAAAGATTCGGAATTATACTGGAAAAATAA
- a CDS encoding phenylacetate--CoA ligase family protein encodes MYIPDIELQHPAAIRQFQNKELQHLVGYLRQFSPFYREWFAANNIDTDNIRSLDDLQRLPTVTKEDLQQRNWDFLCVDKSKIAEYTSTSGTLGRPVVIPLTEKDLDRLSYNEFISFSCAGGTDEDIYQLMLTLDRQFMAGMAYYNGIRKLGAGVLRVGPGVPSLQWENIQRIQPTVIVAVPSFILKLIAFAEEHGIDINASSVKKAVCIGENIRNTDFSYNVLGKKITDKWNIDLFSTYASTEMQTAFTECRQSKGGIIIPNCSSWSCSMSRTAPFRRARRAR; translated from the coding sequence ATGTATATCCCGGATATAGAACTTCAACATCCCGCCGCCATCCGCCAGTTCCAGAACAAGGAGCTGCAGCACCTGGTCGGCTATCTCCGCCAGTTTTCGCCCTTTTACCGCGAATGGTTCGCCGCCAACAACATCGATACGGACAACATCCGTTCGCTCGACGATCTGCAGCGCCTGCCAACGGTCACTAAGGAAGACCTGCAGCAGCGGAACTGGGATTTTCTCTGTGTCGACAAAAGCAAGATCGCCGAATATACTTCCACTTCCGGCACTTTGGGCCGCCCCGTGGTCATCCCGCTCACGGAAAAAGACCTCGACCGCCTCAGTTACAACGAATTCATCTCGTTCAGTTGCGCCGGCGGCACCGACGAAGACATTTACCAGCTGATGCTCACCCTCGACCGCCAGTTCATGGCCGGGATGGCCTATTACAACGGCATCCGCAAGCTGGGCGCGGGCGTGCTGCGCGTGGGGCCGGGCGTACCGTCGCTCCAATGGGAAAACATCCAGCGCATTCAGCCCACCGTCATCGTTGCCGTACCTTCCTTCATCCTCAAACTGATCGCTTTCGCGGAGGAACATGGGATCGACATCAACGCTTCTTCCGTGAAAAAAGCCGTCTGCATCGGCGAGAACATCCGCAACACCGATTTCTCGTACAACGTGCTGGGGAAGAAGATCACGGACAAATGGAACATCGATCTGTTTTCCACATACGCATCCACCGAAATGCAGACCGCCTTCACCGAATGCCGCCAAAGCAAAGGGGGCATCATCATCCCGAACTGCTCATCGTGGAGCTGCTCGATGAGCAGGACCGCCCCGTTCCGCCGGGCGCGCCGGGCGAGGTGA
- a CDS encoding M1 family metallopeptidase translates to MTIRSIIGSLLVAAPLATMAQNNPGSNHGNRFEQLGYLLADPNMYRSASGVPGPKYWQQRADYDITAELDEVQRRLNGSETVTYYNNSPDPLTYIWLQLDENEHDPKSDNNSFDGSNMKDRMSGREIGRLLGMEQGHGVNITKVTDASGKTLPYTINQTMMRIEMPQTLKPGEKIVFKVDWWYKVPNRMTLGGRGGYEHFAADGNDLYTIAQWYPRLAVYSDFQGWQNKQFTGRGEFALTFGNFKVKMTVPADHVVGGTGECRNYKEMLSPAQFQRWQQAQKSTEPVEIVTLAEAQDAIKHKSDRKKTWIFEATNVRDFAMVASRRLVWDAMGVNIEGKHVMAMSYYGPEAYPLYRRYSTKVVGHTLRSYSNHTIPYPYPVAISVEAANGMEYPMICFNYGRAEADGTYSESTKNGMIGVIIHEVGHNFFPMIVNSDERQWTWMDEGLNTFCQFMAEQEWDANFPSRRGPAHHIVEYMSMPKDKLEPVMSNSENIIMFGPNAYAKPATALNILRETVMGRELFDYAFREYARRWAFKHPTPTDFFRTMEDASAVDLDWFWRGWFFGIEPVDIAIDNVKWYRMDAKEPAETNKAAEAAAIREDTHIAKTRNKEKGMKTVVEQDTSLQDFYSKWDRFAVTPAQSAAWQQMQASLTPEEKQLYDSKKNFYEVTFRNIGGNVMPIIVEWTFADGTKETDRISAYIWRHNEQEVTKVFAKDKQVVSMKLDPLRETADIDENNNSWPRQATPSRFELFRSERAARGTSTGGNPMQQARQ, encoded by the coding sequence ATGACCATACGTTCCATCATAGGAAGCCTCCTCGTAGCCGCGCCCCTCGCAACGATGGCGCAAAACAACCCGGGGTCCAACCACGGCAACCGCTTCGAACAGCTGGGGTACCTGCTCGCAGATCCCAACATGTACCGCTCCGCCTCCGGCGTGCCCGGGCCGAAATACTGGCAGCAGCGCGCGGATTACGACATCACCGCGGAGCTCGACGAAGTGCAGCGCCGCCTCAACGGTTCCGAAACCGTGACCTACTACAACAATTCCCCCGATCCGCTTACCTACATCTGGCTGCAGCTCGACGAAAACGAGCACGACCCGAAGTCGGATAACAACAGCTTCGACGGCAGCAATATGAAAGACCGGATGAGCGGCCGCGAGATCGGCCGGCTCCTGGGCATGGAACAGGGCCACGGGGTGAACATCACCAAAGTGACCGACGCCTCCGGCAAAACGCTCCCTTATACCATCAACCAGACCATGATGCGCATCGAGATGCCGCAAACGCTCAAACCGGGCGAAAAAATCGTGTTCAAGGTAGACTGGTGGTACAAGGTCCCCAACCGCATGACCCTCGGCGGAAGGGGCGGGTACGAGCATTTCGCGGCCGATGGCAACGATCTGTACACCATCGCGCAGTGGTACCCCCGCCTCGCCGTGTATTCCGACTTCCAGGGCTGGCAGAACAAACAGTTCACCGGCCGCGGCGAATTCGCCCTCACCTTCGGCAACTTCAAAGTGAAAATGACCGTTCCGGCAGACCATGTGGTAGGCGGTACCGGCGAATGCCGCAACTATAAGGAAATGCTGTCTCCCGCACAGTTCCAACGCTGGCAGCAGGCGCAGAAGTCCACCGAGCCCGTCGAGATCGTGACCCTCGCCGAAGCGCAGGATGCCATCAAACATAAATCCGACCGCAAAAAAACCTGGATATTCGAAGCCACCAACGTCCGCGATTTCGCCATGGTAGCTTCCCGCCGCCTCGTGTGGGACGCCATGGGCGTGAATATCGAAGGAAAGCACGTCATGGCCATGAGCTACTACGGCCCCGAAGCCTATCCGCTCTACCGCCGTTATTCCACCAAAGTTGTGGGGCATACGCTGCGCTCCTATTCTAATCATACCATTCCGTATCCCTATCCGGTGGCCATTTCCGTGGAAGCGGCCAACGGGATGGAATACCCGATGATCTGTTTCAACTACGGCCGCGCCGAAGCGGACGGCACCTATAGCGAATCCACGAAGAACGGCATGATCGGCGTGATCATCCACGAAGTGGGCCACAACTTCTTCCCCATGATCGTGAACTCCGACGAGCGGCAGTGGACGTGGATGGACGAAGGGCTCAACACCTTCTGCCAGTTCATGGCGGAGCAGGAGTGGGATGCCAATTTCCCCTCGCGCAGGGGCCCCGCGCACCACATCGTGGAATATATGAGCATGCCGAAAGACAAGCTGGAGCCCGTGATGAGCAATTCCGAAAACATCATCATGTTCGGCCCCAACGCTTATGCCAAACCGGCCACGGCGCTGAACATCCTCCGCGAAACCGTCATGGGCCGCGAGCTGTTCGATTATGCTTTCCGGGAATATGCGCGCCGCTGGGCTTTCAAGCATCCTACACCCACCGATTTCTTCCGTACCATGGAAGATGCTTCCGCCGTAGACCTCGACTGGTTCTGGCGCGGATGGTTCTTCGGCATCGAACCGGTGGATATCGCCATCGACAATGTGAAGTGGTACCGGATGGACGCCAAAGAGCCGGCTGAAACCAACAAAGCCGCCGAAGCCGCCGCGATCCGGGAAGACACGCACATCGCCAAAACACGGAATAAGGAAAAAGGGATGAAAACCGTCGTGGAACAGGATACCAGCCTGCAGGACTTCTACAGCAAATGGGACCGTTTCGCCGTAACGCCCGCCCAGAGCGCTGCGTGGCAGCAAATGCAGGCATCCCTCACGCCCGAGGAAAAGCAGCTGTACGACAGCAAAAAGAACTTCTATGAAGTAACGTTCCGCAACATCGGCGGCAACGTAATGCCCATCATCGTGGAATGGACGTTCGCAGACGGTACGAAGGAAACAGACCGCATCTCCGCATACATCTGGCGCCACAACGAGCAGGAAGTGACCAAGGTTTTCGCCAAAGACAAACAGGTGGTTTCCATGAAACTCGATCCCTTGCGCGAAACGGCGGATATCGACGAAAACAACAACAGCTGGCCCCGCCAGGCCACACCGTCGCGGTTCGAGCTGTTTCGCTCGGAACGCGCGGCCAGGGGCACGTCTACCGGCGGCAACCCCATGCAGCAGGCACGTCAGTAG
- a CDS encoding C45 family peptidase — MAKKKSIWRRLGKILAYTAGFFVLLILGLFIYLWIVARMQPPEIADKSALQWQRKQLDSTAYTLGNSWFRKSKSGLYEMYVEGKPFERGVVYGKLAEELVQRQEDHFTEQIGKMIPSKTYQHFLKYLIGWFNRNMDKNVPEEYKEEIYGVSFSASPNYGFIGTNYQRIMNYHAAHDIGHALQNLALVGCTSFGTWNDRSEDSSLIIGRNFDFYVGDKFAEDKIVAFYRPDKGHPFVMITWGGFTGVVSGMNMQGLTVTINAAKSEIPSGSATPVSLVAREILQYAGNIQEAYAIAAKRKMFVSESFLIGSAADNRAAIIEKTPDGIALYDPKGSEISCANHFQSQQLGASQANREQLAGSASPYRYERLQQLLERNGKNSVAKTIAILRDQRGLNDADIGMGNEKALNQLIAHHAIVFKPKEKIVWVSAAPWQLGEFVAYDLNKVFAMNGLVSDHEICDSSLIVPKDSFLLTDNYRKFMDFRRLKQAVMDGEEIDVKQITADNPAYYHAWVIAGDYLFKRKQFAEAKKYYQQALTKEIATVPEKEHIQRQIEQCDKLK, encoded by the coding sequence ATGGCAAAGAAAAAGAGCATCTGGAGGAGATTAGGGAAGATACTGGCGTACACTGCCGGGTTTTTCGTGCTGCTGATATTGGGGCTGTTCATCTACCTCTGGATCGTGGCGCGGATGCAGCCGCCGGAGATCGCCGATAAAAGCGCGCTCCAATGGCAGCGCAAACAACTCGATTCCACGGCGTATACCCTGGGAAACAGCTGGTTCCGGAAGAGCAAAAGCGGTTTGTACGAAATGTATGTGGAAGGGAAACCTTTCGAAAGGGGCGTCGTGTACGGAAAGCTCGCCGAAGAACTGGTGCAGCGCCAGGAAGATCATTTCACCGAACAGATCGGCAAAATGATCCCTTCGAAAACGTACCAGCATTTCCTGAAATACCTCATCGGCTGGTTCAACCGGAATATGGACAAAAACGTGCCGGAAGAATACAAGGAAGAAATTTACGGCGTATCGTTCTCCGCATCGCCGAACTACGGATTTATCGGCACCAATTACCAGCGCATCATGAACTATCATGCGGCGCACGACATCGGCCATGCGCTGCAGAATCTGGCGCTGGTAGGCTGCACGTCGTTCGGGACGTGGAACGACCGTTCGGAAGACAGTTCCCTTATCATCGGCCGGAATTTCGATTTTTATGTGGGCGATAAATTCGCGGAAGACAAGATCGTGGCGTTTTACCGGCCAGACAAAGGGCATCCGTTCGTGATGATCACCTGGGGCGGATTTACGGGCGTGGTGTCGGGGATGAACATGCAGGGCCTGACGGTGACCATCAACGCCGCAAAGAGCGAAATCCCTTCGGGATCGGCCACGCCGGTATCGCTCGTGGCGCGGGAAATACTGCAATATGCGGGGAACATCCAGGAAGCGTACGCCATCGCGGCGAAGCGGAAAATGTTCGTGAGCGAATCGTTCCTCATCGGTTCTGCGGCCGACAATCGCGCCGCCATCATCGAGAAAACGCCCGACGGCATTGCGTTGTACGATCCCAAAGGCAGCGAGATCTCCTGCGCCAACCATTTCCAGAGCCAGCAGCTGGGCGCCTCCCAGGCCAACCGGGAACAGCTGGCGGGAAGCGCGTCGCCGTACCGGTACGAACGATTGCAACAATTGCTGGAACGGAACGGGAAGAACAGCGTCGCCAAAACCATCGCCATCCTCCGCGACCAGCGCGGCCTGAACGATGCAGACATCGGGATGGGGAACGAAAAAGCCCTCAACCAACTGATCGCCCATCACGCCATCGTCTTCAAACCCAAAGAAAAAATCGTGTGGGTATCTGCCGCGCCCTGGCAACTGGGCGAATTCGTAGCGTACGACCTGAACAAGGTTTTCGCCATGAACGGCCTCGTTTCCGACCACGAAATCTGCGACAGCAGCCTCATCGTCCCGAAAGATTCCTTCCTGCTTACCGACAACTATCGTAAATTCATGGACTTCCGCCGGCTCAAACAAGCCGTGATGGACGGGGAGGAGATCGACGTGAAGCAGATCACGGCCGACAACCCGGCGTATTACCACGCCTGGGTGATCGCCGGAGATTACCTGTTCAAACGGAAACAGTTCGCCGAAGCGAAAAAATATTACCAGCAGGCGTTGACGAAAGAGATCGCTACGGTCCCGGAAAAGGAGCACATCCAACGTCAAATCGAACAATGCGATAAACTAAAATGA